In Luteimonas galliterrae, the sequence TCGCGCAAGGCGGCGAAATGCTGGTGCCGGGCGACGGTTCCGATCCGGTGCAGATCATCGACGGCCGCGATCTGGGCGAATGGATGATCCGGCTGGCCGAAGCGGGCACCGTCGGCACGTTCAACGCGGTGGGCCCGAAGGATCCGCTGACCATGGACGCCATGCTGCGCGGTTGCCAGCAGGCCGTAGGCGGCAAGCCGACGTATACGCACGTCACGCCCGAGTTCCTGGAAGAACAGAAAGTCGGCGAGCTGCCGATCTGGACGTCGGCCAAGAGCGGTCCGTATGCGGGCTACGGCGCGGTCAGCAACAAGAAGGCGATCGCGGCCGGGCTGACCTATCGACCCTTCGACACTACCGTGACCGATCTGATGGCCTGGTTCCGCAGCCTGCCGGCCGAGCGGCAGGCGAAGCTGCGTGCGGGCATCACGCGCGAGCAGGAGGCCGATCTGCTCAAGAAGTGGCACGCGGCCAAGCGCTGAGGCCTGCACGGCGGTTCCCGCCGTCCGCTTGCGACATCGTTCGGGGCGGCTCTGCGGCTGCCCGAGCGGCAGCGTTTGCGACTTTTCTTATTACGGAGCCGACGAAGGCGCTGCCATAATCGCCGCGTCGCAATGGCCTAACTGCATCGTCCTGGAAGCGCAAAGCAGTTTTTCGATTTTGGGGCAATGGCCGCAATTCGAGGCACGCCTGCGTGAGGATCTCAAGGAACTAGGATTTCGTCATCGCATCGCGCTGGCGCCGACGCCGGGCGCAGCCCGCGTCTTGGCCGGGGTGCAAGATGGGCTTGCGATTGAACAGAGCGAACATCTACGGGTGACCTTGGGCCGCGTGCCCGTCGTGCGCGCTCACCTACCGGAAGACGCTGGCGAGCGCTTATACAAGATGGGGCTTCGCCACATGCGGCAAGTCTTTGATCTGCCACGCGATGCGCTGCGCCGCCGATTTGGAGCTGAGCTATTGTTGCACGTCGACCGATTGCTCGGCCAGGCGCCGGAATCGCATACGTGCTATCAGCCGCTGGACGTTTTCGACATGCGAGTTGAGCTCAATTACGAAGTTGAGCAGCACCCAGCCTTGTTATTTCCCATACGACGCATGACGGCCGACTTGGCGGCTTATCTCGCAGGCTGCGACGGCGGAGTGCAGCAATTCGTGTTTGAACTTCAGCACGAGCAGCATGCCGCTACACGCCTCGTGGTCGGCCTGTTATCTGCTGAACGGGCATGGCTTGCTGTCGAGCTACATCGCGATCAGGACGATGCCAAGAGGCTAAACGCGCTGCTCGCCGCCGCCAAGGAGCTCGGCCTACCTGCGGTCGCTGCCGGCGACGTGCATATGGACATTCGCCGCCGGCGCGCCTTGCAGGACAACCGTCGATGGCGTCGGGAATTTGATCGCAACGCGGCTTTATGACCTGAGCACGTTGCTCGGCGCCCTGGACGCCAGAAGCCGGGATTTCCGCTAGGGTTTTGGTACCACCAACCTTCGGCCGTCATTTCCGACACATTTAGGATTCAGTCGGCGCCGATCAGGCGCGTTGGCATCGTGCCAGGAGGAAGAGCAAAGTGGAGGGCATGGCCAACACCCAGGGGGAGTACGCTGAGGCTTAGAGGGCTATCGCGCCCACCCTTACAGCTGCGGGCTCATAGCGGGCCATCGCGACGGTCCCAGCAAGTATCGCCAGCGCCGGCAGCCCGATCCAAGCGCTCGTAAGCCTTAAGACGGCCACCGCGGCCCCAAGAGCGATGAACGCAACCAAGAGGGGCAATATCCTACCCAAGGTCCCTTGACGAGTCCTTGAATCACTCGCAAGCTACCCAACGAGCGGGGACCTCTAAAGGAATGGAAGTGACGACCCTCACCAAGGACGGGGGAGATTCGCGCTCTCCCACAGCTGCATCTAAAACAGCGAGCAGCCTGGATAGCCGCGGCCTGTGCCTGCACCATTTATTCCAAATCGTAGCATTGCTGCTACTCATTCTCTGCGGCTCTGCAAAAGCAGAGTTTTACGACGTTCCATGGAAATGGCATGTCCAGCTGGAAGGCCGGTGTCCCTACGAGGATCACTTCGGAACCGCCGACACCATTCCGCTGGCCTCCGCAGCTCAGTGGGAGGCGGAACAGCGTTGTGTAAGGCCGATCTTCAATGACCACTACGAAATCATCTATAAGTACTGGGGCGCCTCTACACGAACGTTTGCCCCCAATGGGGCTTATCGTGACCTCGGCATCATCGGTACGGTGTACCAGTACGATCCAGGTACCAACCTAGGTAAACAGGATTGCAATGCGAATGTAACCTGCGGCAATCCCATCACCATTTCGATAGGCAACAAATTTCAGCGCGAACCCGATTTTTCTAACGACAGCGCGCTAGAGCTGACTCGTTACTACAACAGCCACAAGGCCGCACGGTCCGATGGGTTTGGACGCCACTGGACACACTCATACAGTTTCCGCCTAGAGCACC encodes:
- a CDS encoding Y-family DNA polymerase, with translation MRHRSGRLCGCPSGSVCDFSYYGADEGAAIIAASQWPNCIVLEAQSSFSILGQWPQFEARLREDLKELGFRHRIALAPTPGAARVLAGVQDGLAIEQSEHLRVTLGRVPVVRAHLPEDAGERLYKMGLRHMRQVFDLPRDALRRRFGAELLLHVDRLLGQAPESHTCYQPLDVFDMRVELNYEVEQHPALLFPIRRMTADLAAYLAGCDGGVQQFVFELQHEQHAATRLVVGLLSAERAWLAVELHRDQDDAKRLNALLAAAKELGLPAVAAGDVHMDIRRRRALQDNRRWRREFDRNAAL